In the genome of Podospora pseudocomata strain CBS 415.72m chromosome 2 map unlocalized CBS415.72m_2.2, whole genome shotgun sequence, one region contains:
- a CDS encoding uncharacterized protein (EggNog:ENOG503NYQS; COG:S) gives MASPPKDLAPDVPTTTVTPDTTVTESGAGAAAAKPETNTTLGGDGAGTTTRRAATFSVSPSQSQQQSGTNGGSGNGGGSVKSAAANRNSTADIDTTNPLDFSEDVSADNSLPTLATLKKIDNYIVLDRNGKSHTFRSLYTGRHVARRVLLVFVRHFYCGNCQDYLRTLSSAFSPSDLLGLPIPTFIVVIGCGDPGLIDMYTSETGCPFPVYTDPTRKLYAELGMIRTLALGERPAYTKTHLVRSSLASVVQGLKQIPKGLAHKGGDSRQIGGEFLFEPAGGEDVASPIKELGEWGRGERAGNGDGESVQMGVRHRASETPSIDGKNMELGGDGSEGVDKIVSWCHRMRNTRDHAEVPELMEVFGMAVGEMEKIPGDVKGLERERWERAIRERKGVGLGGKGRGSLER, from the exons ATGGCGTCGCCCCCGAAAGATCTAGCGCCGGACGTGCCAACAACCACAGTCACCCCCGACACCACGGTTACAGAAAGCGGAGCGggcgccgctgccgccaagCCGGAGACTAACACGACGttgggcggtgatggtgctgggacgacgacgaggagggcaGCTACCTTTAGTGTCTCACCATCACAGTCACAGCAGCAGTCTGGAACAAACGGTGGCAGTggtaatggtggtggttctgtcAAGTCGGCGGCGGCCAACAGAAACTCAACAGCCGACATTGACACGACCAACCCCCTTGACTTTTCCGAAGACGTCTCGGCGGACAACTCCCTTCCTACGCTGGCGACGCTGAAGAAGATTGACAACTACATTGTGCTGGACCGCAATGGAAAGTCGCACACGTTTCGGTCGCTGTACACGGGGCGGCatgtggcgaggagggtgttgcTTGTGTTTGTTAGGCATTTTTACTGTGGT AACTGTCAAGATTACCTCCGGACCTTGTCGTCTGCGTTTTCGCCGTCGGATTTGCTGGGTTTGCCCATCCCGACGTTTATCGTTGTGATTGGGTGTGGCGATCCGGGCTTGATCGATATGTACACCTCTGAGACTGGGTGTCCTTTTCCTGTTTACACGGATCCCACGCGGAAATTGTATGCGGAGCTGGGCATGATTCGGACGTTGGCTTTGGGGGAGAGGCCGGCGTATACAAAGACTCATCTGGTCAGGTCGAGTTTGGCGAGTGTGGTTCAGGGTCTGAAGCAGATACCCAAGGGGCTGGCGCACAAGGGGGGCGATTCGAGGCAGATAGGGGGCGAGTTCTTGTTTGAGCCggctggtggggaggatgtggctAGTCCGAtcaaggagttgggggagtgggggaggggagagagggctgggaatggggatggggagagtgTGCAGATGGGGGTTAGGCATAGGGCGAGTGAGACGCCGAGTATTGATGGGAAGAACAtggagttgggaggggatgggagtgagggggtggataaGATTGTTAGTTGGTGTCATAGGATGAGGAATACGAGGGATCATGCCGAGGTGCCGGAGTTGATGGAGGTGTTTgggatggcggtgggggagatggagaagataCCCGGGGAtgtgaaggggttggagagggagaggtgggagagggcgattagggagaggaagggagtaggtttgggggggaaggggagggggagtttaGAGAGATGA
- a CDS encoding uncharacterized protein (EggNog:ENOG503P8YI) produces MASQVPCPIPGNPSMYGLGLRTSFYLLHLSTLFLELLEQEYIVLLLSAELVLNLALLLALILQVAAGGLHIVEVYILLLLLSVTVYLFVPRHAADLAMVFCPHLGLRVKSRGRGVDVLGCLRGGYGLVVAGVQVWFWGRGVDSVRYDDGGGGGGGGDGKGCLEYGFLFGAMDLKSGSMKGLNILLVLGMLTGGLVVVGCVKSGWWGVRKGGRKKKIRSRWEAQKWLEALGGLAVAVAVIVAIELTIRWNRIGAENSVNQATTAAQLIPLLLVIALISTFLYGVFSNDKSDDGSLVVTLEAGSSSSPSGSGTGSSPSGSGGSGPTPVVVAERSRSQTRRSRSRQSSRRPPAPSPPMPPSRHSPRFPGPPPGPPPASHHSGYSHSGSPTPPSPLSPRIINVSPSGPVARPSVNYYRQVVPHPYFPYEGPEYYDPNGSPPRMSGGVGARWPRFAKPMGPRPPPSPTKSIDPANDKLWDEVLSGAPGTQGEPLITQKDIDDLFNPPPSAMLITDADVAAVMEPLVTDADVEEVIREMLTEQDIADALKDKVTDADVDRVMKSSFTDADAEAVMGDLIPDELVEEVMMSGAIPDEMVEEVMRSPRQAKVEDESDHLSQQAHDSEDSDEEEESSSDSSSDSGSSSSSSGEKHDEDEDEEKGPAESIPETETEPRTPRSVRWAMPLDEEIDSRYASDGGFYHSPELRSRDDDVEEIVRDRYGDDDARIVAVVRYFPTPGYSSGYGSSWGQKY; encoded by the exons ATGGCTTCCCAGGTACCCTGCCCCATCCCAGGAAACCCGTCCATGTACGGCCTCGGTCTCCGCACGTCCTTttacctcctccacctctcgaCCTTGttcctcgagctcctggaGCAGGAATATATCGTCCTTCTCCTGTCCGCCGAGCTCGTCCTCAACCTTGCGCTTTTGCTTGCATTGATATTgcaggttgctgctggggggttGCATATTGTTGAGGTGTatattcttcttcttctcctctccgtcACTGTCTACCTCTTCGTCCCGAGACATGCGGCGGATTTGGCAATGGTGTTTTGTCCTCATTTGGGGTTGCGGGTGAAAAgtagggggaggggggtagaTGTGCTGGGttgtttgagggggggttatggattggttgtggctggtgtgcaggtttggttttggggtaGGGGGGTGGATTCGGTTAGGTatgatgacggtggtggtggtggtggtggtggtgatgggaaagGATGTTTGGAGTATGGGTTTTTATTTGGGGCGATGGATCTTAAGAGCGGGAGTATGAAGGGGTTGAATattttgttggtgttggggatgctgactggggggttggtggtggtgggttgtgtgaagagtgggtggtggggggttaggaagggagggaggaagaagaaaat CCGCTCAAGGTGGGAAGCACAAAAGTGGTTGGAGGCCTTGGGGGGCCTTGCGGTCGCCGTAGCCGTGATCGTTGCGATTGAGCTGACGATTCGATGGAACCGCATCGGGGCTGAGAACAGTGTAAATCAGgcaaccaccgccgcccaacTCATCCCGCTCTTGCTGGTTATCGCACTCATTTCGACATTTTTGTATGGGGTCTTCAGCAACGACAAGTCAGACGACGGTAGTCTGGTTGTTACGCTTGAAGCAGGgtcatcatcgtcgccaTCGGGCTCAGGTACTGGGTCAAGCCCATCCGGCTCTGGTGGTTCCGGTCCTACACCAGTTGTCGTTGCTGAAAG ATCACGATCTCAAACACGCCGATCTAGATCTCGTCAAAGTTCCCGCAGACCACCagccccatcaccaccaatgccaccatcaagacACAGCCCGAGATTCCCTGGGCCACCACCCGgtccacctccagcttctcatcACAGCGGCTATAGTCACAGCGGCTCACCTActcctccatcgcctctGAGCCCAAGGATAATCAACGTCTCCCCCTCCGGGCCAGTAGCCAGACCATCAGTCAACTATTATCGCCAAGTGGTTCCCCATCCCTACTTCCCGTATGAAGGACCCGAGTACTACGACCCGAACGGATCACCTCCCCGCATGTCAGGAGGTGTCGGGGCAAGGTGGCCACGTTTCGCAAAACCAATGGGTCCCcgcccgcctccctctcctacCAAATCAATAGACCCAGCCAACGACAAACTCTGGGACGAAGTTCTCAGCGGCGCACCAGGCACGCAAGGGGAACCACTGATAACTCAAAAAGACATCGACGACTTGTTCAACCCGCCACCGTCAGCAATGCTGATTACCGATGCGGATGTGGCGGCTGTGATGGAGCCTTTGGTGACAGACGCAGATGTGGAGGAAGTGATAAGGGAGATGCTGACGGAGCAGGACATAGCAGACGCTCTGAAAGATAAGGTTACTGACGCTGATGTCGACAGGGTTATGAAGTCTAGTTTTACTGATGCCGATGCAGAAGCCGTGATGGGGGATTTGATACCGGATGAGTTGGTTGaagaggtgatgatgagtggGGCGATACCggatgagatggtggaggaggtgatgagatCTCCCAGACAGGCAaaggtcgaggatgagagTGATCACCTAAGTCAGCAGGCCCATGACTCCGAGGATtcagatgaggaggaagagtcgAGTTCGGATAGCAGTTCGGATTCAGGTTCAAGTTCAAGTTCGAGTGGAGAGAAgcatgatgaagatgaggatgaagaaaAGGGTCCGGCCGAGTCGATTCCGGAGACGGAGACTGAACCCCGTACACCTAGGTCAGTACGTTGGGCGATGCCTCTGGACGAGGAAATTGATTCGAGGTATGCTTCTGATGGTGGGTTCTATCACTCACCTGAGCTTAGAAGCAGGGACGATGACGTGGAAGAGATTGTGAGAGATCGAtacggtgatgatgatgctcgAATAGTTGCTGTAGTTCGCTATTTTCCTACTCCTGGGTATTCATCAGGCTATGGGTCGTCATGGGGTCAGAAATACTAA
- the hus5 gene encoding SUMO conjugating enzyme Hus5 (COG:O; EggNog:ENOG503P1T8), whose translation MGSTLCQNRLIEERKQWRKDHPFGFWAKPQKNPQGVLDMKVWECAIPGKKDTIWEGGQFKLHITFPDEYPTKPPKCKFVPPLFHPNVYPSGTVCLSILNEEEAWKPAITLKQILLGVQDLLNDPNPESPAQAEAYNLFKKDRAEYERRIKRIVRENAAP comes from the exons ATGGGTTCGACACTCTGCCAGAACCGTCTGATTGAGGAGAG AAAGCAGTGGCGGAAAGACCACCCGTTCGGCTTCTGGGCCAAACCCCAGAAGAACCCCCAAGGTGTGCTGGACATGAAGGTCTGGGAGTGTGCTATTCCTGGCAAGAAAGACACAATCTGGGAGGGCGGCCAGTTCAAGCTGCACATCACTTTTCCAGATG AATATCCCACGAAGCCCCCCAAGT GCAAATTCGTCCCTCCTCTGTTCCACCCCAATGTCTACCCTTCGGGCACCGTCTGCCTTTCGATCCtcaacgaggaagaggcttgGAAACCGGCCATCACTCTCAAGCAGATTCTCCTTGGTGTTCAAGACCTCCTGAACGACCCAAACCCCGAGTCACCAGCTCAGGCCGAGGCTTACAACCTATTCAAGAAGGACAGAGCCGAGTACGAAAGACGTATCAAACGGATTGTTCGAGAGAATGCTGCTCCATAG
- the ASN1 gene encoding asparagine synthetase (BUSCO:EOG09261145; COG:E; MEROPS:MER0034539; EggNog:ENOG503NVCE), producing the protein MCGIFACHSHPDVAKFKPTALKLSKQIRHRGPDWSKNLTPDVISNNTILCHERLSIVGVESGAQPLTNADDSIILAVNGEIYNHRLVRKTLKTPYHFKTTSDCEVVIPLYLEYGIDAPKHLDGMFSFVLYDKKKDRTIAARDPIGITTLYQGWSSKEPGTVYFASELKSLHPVCDKIEAFPPGHIFDSLTGERTRYFEPTWWDGEKIPQTPVDLKKLRETLERSVRKRLMAEVPYGVLLSGGLDSSLVASIAQRETLRLKKLAEEANGAAEEKPEDLDKGEGLVGLDDEGKLSTMTFLPQLNSFSIGLPGSPDNEAALKVAKFLGTKHHVMTFTIEDGLNALSDVIYHLETYDVTTIRASTPMYLLSRKIKAMGIKMVLSGEGSDEIFGGYLYFHGAPNKEEFHTECVRRVKNLHLADCLRANKSTSAWGLEARVPFLDKEFLEVSMNIDPADKMINKERMEKYILRKAFDTSDDPTAEPYLPDNILWRQKEQFSDGVGYGWIDALKDNAELHVTDEMMKNPKPEWGSDIPDTKEAYWYRLMFDEHFPQSCASTVMRWTPTWSKQTDPSGRAISIHQAKYEDA; encoded by the exons ATGTGCGGCATCTTCGCCTGCCATAG TCACCCAGACGTCGCCAAATTCAAGCCGACTGCTCTGAAGCTTTCCAAGCAGATCAGACACAGAGGCCCGGATTG GAGTAAGAATCTCACCCCTGA CGTTATCTCTAACAACACGA TTCTGTGCCATGAACGGCTCAGCAtcgtcggtgttg AGAGCGGAGCTCAGCCACTTACCAATGCCGATGACAGCATTATCCTCGCCGTCAACGGCGAAATTTACAACCACCGTCTTGTTCGCAAGACCTTGAAGACCCCCTACCACTTCAAGACCACCTCGGATTGCGAGGTTGTGATTCCTCTG TACCTCGAGTATGGCATTGATGCGCCCAAGCACCTCGATGGCATGTTCTCCTTCGTTCTTtacgacaagaagaaggaccgCACAATCGCCGCCCGCGACCCCATCGGTATCACAACCCTTTACCAGGGCTGGTCCTCCAAGGAGCCCGGCACTGTCTACTTCGCTTCCGAGCTGAAGTCCCTCCACCCCGTCTGCGACAAGATCGAGGCTTTCCCCCCCGGACACATCTTCGACAGCTTGACTGGCGAGAGGACACGGTACTTTGAGCCCACATGGTGGGATGGCGAGAAGATCCCCCAGACCCCTGTCGACCTCAAGAAGCTCCGCGAGACTCTTGAGAGGTCTGTCAGGAAAAGGTTGATGGCTGAGGTTCCTTATGGTGTTCTCCTTTCCGGCGGTCTTGACTCTTCGCTTGTTGCTTCCATTGCCCAGAGGGAAACCCTGCGCCTGAAGAAGCTTGCAGAGGAGGCCAACGGCGCCGCTGAGGAGAAGCCTGAGGATTTGGACAAGGGCGAGGGTCTTGTTGGTCTCGATGACGAGGGCAAGCTCTCTACGATGACCTTCCTTCCCCAGCtcaactccttctccattGGCCTTCCCGGCTCTCCTGACAACGAGGCTGCCCTCAAGGTGGCCAAGTTCCTCGGCACCAAGCACCACGTCATGACCTTCACCATCGAGGATGGTCTTAACGCCTTGTCTGATGTCATCTACCACCTCGAGACCTACgatgtcaccaccatccgtGCCTCGACTCCCATGTACCTGCTCTCTCGCAAGATCAAGGCCATGGGCATCAAGATGGTCCTCTCTGGTGAGGGTTCCGACGAGATCTTCGGCGGTTACCTCTACTTCCACGGCGCCCCCAACAAGGAGGAGTTCCACACCGAGTGCGTCCGCCGCGTCAAGAACCTTCACTTGGCCGACTGCCTGCGCGCCAACAAGTCCACCTCCGCGTGGGGTCTTGAGGCCCGTGTGCCCTTCCTCGACAAGGAGTTCCTCGAAGTGTCGATGAACATCGACCCTGCGGACAAGATGATCAACAAGGAAAGAATGGAGAAGTACATTCTCCGCAAGGCTTTCGACACCTCGGACGACCCGACCGCCGAGCCCTACCTTCCCGACAACATCCTCTGGCGCCAGAAGGAGCAGTTCTCTGACGGTGTCGGATACGGATGGATCGATGCCCTCAAGGACAACGCCGAGCTCCACGTCACCGacgagatgatgaagaaccCCAAGCCCGAGTGGGGCAGCGATATCCCTGACACCAAGGAGGCCTACTGGTACCGCCTGATGTTCGACGAGCACTTCCCCCAGTCGTGCGCGTCGACCGTCATGAGGTGGACACCCACATGGTCCAAGCAGACGGATCCCAGTGGCAG AGCTATCTCGATCCATCAGGCCAAGTATGAGGATGCTTAA
- the POR1 gene encoding Mitochondrial porin (EggNog:ENOG503NXEA; BUSCO:EOG09263OXI; COG:P) — protein sequence MAAVPAYSDIAKAANDLLSKDFYHLSSGSLEVKDTTPNRVAFKVTGKSSHDAATSGAIEAKYSDKSTGVTVTQTWNTANALESKVELADTLAKGLKAEGIFSFLPASQAKGVKANLQFKQSNFHGRAFVDLLKGPTTSIDALIGHEGFLAGGSAAFDVQKAKITNYSLAVGYHAPTYNAAVTATDNLSVFSASYYHKVNKLVEAGSKATWNSKTGNTVGLEVAAKYRIDPVSFVKAKINDRGVAAVAYNVLLRDGVKLGLGASFDTQKLDQATHKVGTSLTFEN from the exons atggCTGCTGTCCCTGCCTACTCCGATATCGCCAAGGCGGCGAACGAT CTCCTTTCCAAGGATTTCTACCATCTCTCCTCCGGCAGCCTTGAGGTCAaggacaccacccccaaccgcGTTGCCTTCAAGGTTACCGGCAAGAGCAGCCACGATGCTGCCACCTCCGGCGCT ATCGAGGCCAAGTACTCTGACAAGTCCACCG GCGTGACCGTCACCCAGACCTGGAACACCGCCAACGCTCTCGAGTCCAAGGTTGAGCTTGCCGATACCCTCGCCAAGGGTCTCAAGGCCGAGGgtatcttctccttcctccccgcctcccagGCCAAGGGTGTCAAGGCCAACCTGCAGTTCAAGCAGTCCAACTTCCACGGCCGCGCCTTCGTCGACCTCCTCAAGggccccaccaccagcatcgATGCCCTTATCGGCCACGAGGGTTTCCTCGCCGGTGGTTCCGCTGCTTTTGATGTCCAGAAGGCTAAGATCACCAACTACTCCCTGGCCGTCGGTTACCACGCCCCTACCTACAACGCCGCTGTCACCGCCACCGACAACCTGAGCGTTTTCTCCGCCAGCTACTACCACAAGGTCAACAAGCTTGTCGAGGCTGGTTCCAAGGCCACCTGGAACTCCAAGACTGGCAACACCGTTGGTCTTGAGGTTGCCGCCAAGTACCGCATTGACCCCGTTTCCTTCGTCAAG GCCAAGATCAACGACCGCGGTGTCGCCGCCGTTGCCTACAACGTCCTCCTCCGTGACGGCGTCAAGCTCGGTCTCGGTGCCTCTTTCGACACCCAGAAGCTCGACCAGGCCACCCACAAAGTCGGCACCAGCCTTACCTTTGAGAACTAA
- a CDS encoding uncharacterized protein (COG:O; EggNog:ENOG503Q3TQ) has protein sequence MPFRYYHPPRSAIPRHIANPPHHVLVNNPQPCRPFHSSRHDRAPAGSSNPDDSTHDHYETLNVHPSASPAEIKKSYFHLSKLHHPDHNPSDPSSSHRFMRISEAYTILSHPANRARYDRSRATNPRYAHQHHPHAPKSGSYHSSNPAGGRPPSGLSSRRKTTFQGPPPSFYKSGGWGAHASKRRAAHESSTAQQGSPEGKTHARQDTSAKDHQGWENTTGPESSPGMGFGQDPYYKYGFGGFGYGTNTGSNPFFDPHSHQRTHRRHEERRAKRAMKRRGLSLDADDSMIGTFFVLSGCVAASVVGAMLIGGFGGGLGR, from the exons ATGCCATTCCGTTACTACCATCCTCCGCGCAGCGCGATCCCGCGCCATATCgccaaccctcctcaccatgttcttgtcaacaacccccaaccatGCCGACCCTTTCACTCCTCCCGCCATGATCGCGCCCctgccggcagcagcaacccaGACGACTCAACCCACGACCATTACGAGACCCTAAACGTCcacccctccgcctccccagCCGAGATCAAAAA AAGCTACTTCCACCTCTccaaactccaccaccccgaccacaacccctccgacccctcctcctcccaccgtTTCATGCGCATCTCGGAAGCCtacaccatcctctcccatccGGCAAACCGCGCCAGATACGACCGCTCCCGCGCCACAAACCCCCGCTAcgcccaccagcaccacccccacgCCCCAAAGTCGGGATCCTACCACTCCAGCAACCCAGCTGGCGGCCGCCCCCCCTCAGGTCTATCCTCCCGTCGGAAAACCACCTTCCAAGGGCCCCCCCCTTCATTCTACAAGTCAGGGGGGTGGGGCGCTCACGCCTCAAAACGACGCGCTGCTCACGAGAGCTCAACAGCCCAGCAGGGCTCGCCAGAGGGGAAAACACATGCCAGACAAGACACCAGTGCAAAAGACCACCAAGGATGGGAGaacaccaccggccctgAATCCAGCCCCGGGATGGGCTTCGGCCAGGATCCCTATTATAAATACGGCTTTGGGGGGTTCGGGTACGGGACCAACACCGGATCGAACCCGTTTTTTGACCCGCATTCTCATCAGCGGACGCACAGGCGGCATGAGGAACGGCGGGCAAAGAGGGCCATGAAgcggagggggttgagctTGGACGCGGATGACAGCATGATTGGGActttttttgtcttgagCGGGTGCGTGGCTGCTAGTGTTGTGGGCGCGATGCTGAtaggggggtttggaggtgggCTTGGAAGGTAG
- the MAP2 gene encoding Methionine aminopeptidase 2 (EggNog:ENOG503NUPF; MEROPS:MER0001728; COG:J), whose translation MAAQAPVDEIAQLSVSDAATTKPKPGLDSATATNGNLNRDSDDSDDDAENAAPGAETGAVKKKKKRKPKKKKKNPTAQSDPPRVLISQLFPDKVYPKGEEVEYVNENRYRTTNEEKRHLDNLKNDFYNDYRHAAEAHRQTRQWAQKNIKPGWSLTDIANGIEDSVRALVGHQGLEEGDALKAGMGFPTGLSLNHCAAHYNPNAGNKMVLQQDDVLKVDIGVHVNGNIVDSAFTLAFNPRYDPLLEACKAATNEGLKQAGIDARLGEIGGYIQEVMESYEVELDGNTYQVKPIRNLNGHTILPYNIHGGKSVPIVKSNDQTKMEEGDVFAIETFGSTGNGYVHEEGEVSHYAKRMDAPKVDLRLSSAKSLLNVINKNFGTLPFCRRYLDRLGQDKYLLGLNSLVANGVVESYPPLVDKKGSYTAQFEHTILIRPTVKEVISRGDDY comes from the exons ATGGCGGCTCAAGCGCCGGTAGATGAGATCGCGCAGCTCAGCG TGAGCGATGCGGCTACCACAAAGCCCAAGCCAGGTCTTGATTCGGCTACCGCCACCAATGGCAACCTGAACCGTGACAGCGATGATTCCGACGATGATGCGGAAAATGCTGCCCCGGGCGCTGAGACGGGggccgtcaagaagaagaagaagagaaagccgaagaagaagaagaagaaccccACGGCCCAGTCCGACCCCCCGCGGGTTCTGATCTCGCAGCTCTTTCCCGACAAGGTGTACCccaagggcgaggaggtggaatATGTGAACGAGAACAGATATCGCACCACCAACGAGGAGAAGCGCcacctcgacaacctcaagaatGACTTTTACAATGACTACCGTCATGCTGCTGAGGCCCACCGCCAGACTCGCCAGTGGGCACAAAAGAACATCAAGCCTGGCTGGTCGCTGACTGACATTGCCAACGGCATTGAAGACAGCGTCCGTGCTCTTGTTGGTCACCAGGgtcttgaggagggtgatgctTTGAAGGCAGGTATGGGTTTCCCTACTGGCCTCAGTCTCAACCACTGCGCTGCCCACTACAACCCCAACGCTGGAAACAAAATGGTTCTCCAGCAGGATGATGTCTTGAAGGTCGATATCGGCGTGCACGTCAACGGCAACATTGTCGACAGTGCCTTCACCTTGGCTTTCAACCCCCGTTATGACCCTCTTCTCGAGGCTTGCAAGGCGGCCACCAACGAAGGTCTCAAGCAGGCTGGTATTGATGCCAGACTTGGCGAGATTGGTGGGTACATCCAGGAAGTCATGGAGAGTTACGAGGTTGAGCTGGACGGCAACACGTACCAGGTCAAGCCGATCCGCAACCTCAACGGACACACAATCCTCCCATACAACATTCACGGAGGCAAGAGCGTGCCCATTGTGAAGAGCAACGACCAgaccaagatggaggagggtgatgtctTCGCCATCGAGACCTTCGGTAGCACTGGCAACGGCTACGTGCACGAGGAAGGTGAGGTCTCTCACTACGCAAAGAGAATGGATGCGCCCAAGGTGGACCTCCGTCTCAGCTCAGCTAAGTCTCTGTTGAACGTCATCAACAAGAACTTTGGCACCCTGCCATTCTGCAGACGTTACCTGGACCGCCTTGGCCAGGACAAGTACCTGCTTGGCTTGAACAGCCTCGTTGCCAACGGGGTTGTGGAGTCTTATCCTCCTCTGGTGGACAAGAAGGGCTCATACACAGCACAGTTTGAGCAT ACCATCTTGATCCGACCTACCGTAAAGGAGGTCATCAGCCGTGGAGATGATTACTAG
- the UPS2 gene encoding Phospholipid metabolism protein (EggNog:ENOG503P1RF; COG:U; BUSCO:EOG092641K1), whose amino-acid sequence MKVFSNTETFNYSWEEVSTANWRKYCPWNDKSTHVLAVDTISRTVDPETGILRTERLITCKQSMPEILKKILGAGMEDQQVFETSYVDPKQRTVTMVSENITWNNLLNVQETVVYRPLNDHQTSFEQAAKITALCGGWQKIKNSMEDALVKRFRDNAARGKEGFEAVLAMSRRVFAEEQQREKMMLIQAQAVNIRMAA is encoded by the coding sequence ATGAAGGTCTTTTCCAACACAGAAACCTTCAACTACTCCTGGGAGGAGGTATCAACCGCCAACTGGCGGAAATACTGCCCATGGAACGACAAGTCCACCCACGTTCTCGCCGTCGACACCATCAGCCGGACCGTCGACCCCGAGACTGGCATCCTGCGCACAGAACGCCTCATCACCTGCAAGCAGAGCATGCCTGAGATCTTGAAGAAGATCCTGGGCGCCGGCATGGAGGATCAACAAGTTTTTGAGACGTCCTATGTCGACCCAAAGCAGAGGACCGTCACCATGGTCTCGGAGAACATCACATGGAACAACCTTCTCAACGTTCAGGAGACGGTTGTCTACAGACCACTCAATGACCATCAGACATCCTTCGAGCAGGCGGCCAAGATCACCGCTCTGTGCGGCGGGTGGCAGAAGATTAAGAACAGCATGGAGGACGCGCTCGTCAAGAGGTTTCGCGACAACGCTGCCAGGGGCAAGGAAGGGTTCGAGGCTGTGCTTGCCATGAGCAGGAGGGTGTTCgccgaggagcagcagcgggagaagatgatgctCATCCAAGCCCAGGCCGTCAACATCCGCATGGCTGCTTAG
- a CDS encoding uncharacterized protein (EggNog:ENOG503P9I8): protein MADDLLFNLNLGSSSDSDPEDLASCPAKQPVSRADRSALSQSAFAALKKEYIPRVENGDLWTQIPLPLSPEPDANRGGLISKPQAQDLLHAVEELYFYRRYSDGIGFVKKIMANGGEQKIDLETRELLRKYEGRCKSKLESSQ, encoded by the exons ATGGCAGacgacctcctcttcaacctcaacctaggctcctcctccgactcCGACCCCGAAGACCTCGCCTCCTGCCCCGCCAAACAACCCGTCTCCCGAGCTGACCGCTCCGCTCTCTCACAGTCAGCGTTTGCAGCCCTGAAAAAAGAATATATCCCCCGAGTCGAGAACGGCGAT CTATGGACTcaaatccctctccctctcagccCCGAACCAGACGCCAACCGCGGCGGTCTAATCAGCaaaccccaagcccaagactTGCTGCACGCAGTGGAGGAGTTGTATTTCTACCGACGCTACTCCGACGGGATAGGGTTCGTGAAAAAGATAATGGCTAACGGGGGAGAACAAAAAATAGACCTGGAGACGAGGGAGCTACTGCGCAAGTATGAGGGGAGATGTAAATCAAAACTGGAGTCTTCACAATGA